Genomic segment of Mucilaginibacter sabulilitoris:
GATTTATTCCGGCTTGCAGGCTTGACCTTGTAGATGGCACAAGCTTACTGGCCTACCCTACTGATATTGAGGCTTACGGACGTTTATCGGCCTTATTAACGAGGGGTAACCTGCGAACAGAAAAAGGCAAATGTGAGTTATACAAGGCAGATGTCTATGAACACCAGGAAGGCATACTCTTTATAGCAATACCGCCCGATAAGCTGGACAGTCGCTTTGAACTGGATGCCGGCTTTTTGAACGATCTGTATGAATACCAGCAGTATTTTGGGCGCTCACTTTACTTAGCCGCTTTTTTTAATTACCAGGGACAGGATGCCAAGCGCTTGTTTCGGCTGGCAGAAACCAAAGTACCCTTAGTAGCAACAGGAGATGTACATTACCATCATGCTGCCCGCCGCGAACTGCAGGATATACTGACCTGTATTCGCGAAAAATGCACTATCCATACGGCAGGTTTTAAATTGTATCCTAATGCCGAGCGGTTTCTAAAACCATTAGATGAGGTAGGGCGACTATTCAAGGGATATCCCCAAGCCCTGGAAAATGCAGCCTATATTGCTGATACCTGTACATTTTCTTTAGATGAATTAAAATATCTTACACCCAGGGAACAACTTATAGGCGGGCTCACCTTCCATCAGCGACTTACCAAATTAAGCTGGGAAGGTGCAAAAGCACGTTTTGGCGACCCAATTCCGGAGAAACACCAAAAGCAAATAAAACTTGAACTGGCCTTTATCGAAAAACGCAAGCTGGGGTGGTATTTTTTACGGGTTTACCGTTATACGCAACAGGCAGAAGATCTGGGAATTTTACACCAGGGTCGCGGTTCAGCAGCAAATTCTATAGTTTGTTATTGCCTGGGGATTACAGCGGTGAACCCGGATAAGTCGCGTTTGCTGTTTTCTCGCTTTATGTCTGATGCGCGTGATGAATGGCCGGATATTGATGTGGATTTTGAACACGAACGTCGTGAAGAGATTATCCAATTCATTTATGATGATTACGGGCGCGACCGGGCGGCTATAGTGGCCACGGTAACCCAGGAGCGCCATAAAGGTGCTATTCGCGATGTGGGCAAAGCTATGGGGCTGTCGGAAGATACGATCAAAAGAATAGGCGCCACAATCTGGGATTTTCACGAAGAGGGTTTTGATGAAAAACGGCTGCGGGATCAGGGGCTGAATCCCAAAGACCCGATGATACTAAAAGTATTACAATTAACCTGCGAACTGATGGGCTTCCCACGGCAATTGGGCCAGCATACGGGCGGCTTTGTAATTACCGAGGGGCAATTGACCAACCTTTGCCCGGTAATGAACGCCCGGATGGAAAACCGCACGCAGGTAGAATGGAACAAGGATGACCTGGAAGATCTGCAAATTCTGAAAGTAGATGTGCTTGGATTAGGAATGCTGACGATGATCCGCAAAGCTTTTGACCTCATGCTGCGGCACCATGACCGCAAATTAACACTGGCTACTGTACCGCAGGATGATCCTTTGGTGTATGATATGATCTGCAGGGCAGACACAATAGGGGTTTTCCAAATAGAGAGCCGGGCACAGATGTCTATGCTGCCGCGTTTAAAGCCGCGTGAGTTTTATGACCTGGTAATTGAAGTAGCCATAGTACGGCCGGGGCCTATTCAGGGCGATATGGTGCATCCTTATTTGCGCCGTCGGAACGAAGAAGAATTACCAGAATATCCGCAACCAGAGCTGGAAGAAATACTAAAACGTACCCTTGGTGTTCCGCTATTCCAGGAGCAAGCGATGGAAATAGCCATCGTAGCAGCCGGATTTACTCCGGCAGAGGCTGATCAATTACGGCGTAGTATGGCTTCATTCAAAGCGAACGGTCAGTTACATATGTATGAAAAAAAAATGGTCGAGGGCATGGTGGCGCGTGGTTATGAAGAAGATTTTGCGCGGCGGATATTCAAACAATTACAGGGTTTTGAGGGCTATGGTTTCCCCGAGAGTCATGCTGCTTCGTTTGCCTTACTGGTGTATATATCCTCCTGGCTCAAATACCACTATCCGGATGTGTTTTGTGCAGCGCTTTTAAATAGCCAGCCGATGGGTTTTTACCAACCCGCACAAATTGTGCGCGATGCGCAGGAACATGATGTAAAGGTGTTACCGGTTGATGTAAATTATTCAGAATGGGATAATACGCTGGAACCAAACGGCGAAAAACTTCACGCAGTGCGGCTGGGTTTTCGACAAGTTAAGGGTTTGAAGGAAGATGACATGGCAGTGCTGGTGGCAATGCGGGAAGGTGGTTACCGGCATATCGACCAGTTGCGGGCAGCTGGTATAACGGAGGCGGCGCTGGAAAAGCTTGCAGATGCGGATGCATTCCGTTCCTTAGGTGCCGACCGGCGGATGGCCTTATGGGAGGTTTCCGCACTGGCTGACCGGCCCATTGGATTATTTGACGGCCAACTGTCTGAAAGTGTTCTGGAAACAGCGATGGATTTGCCGGAGATGACCCGCGGCGAGCATGTGGTACAGGATTATATTTCTACCGGGCTTTCGCTGAAAGATCATCCTGTCGGCCTACTACGCTCCAAACTTACGCAGTTGCGTAACATACGGACGATTGATCTTTTGAACAAAAAAGATGGCGACAAAGTGTGTATTGCCGGTTTAATTACCGTGCGGCAACGCCCCGGAACAGCCAAAGGAGTACTCTTTATGACGCTGGAAGACGAAACAGGTGCGGCGAACCTGGTGGTATGGCAAAAGTTTTTTGATAAGTACCGGAAGGAAATTATGCAATCGCGCCTGCTGATGGTAGCGGGCAAATTGCAGGTGGCTAATGGGGTAACGCATCTCGTAGTACATCGTTGTTTTAACCTGACGGCATTGTTGCGTGGTTTGACCGAAACTGATCTCTCGCAACCGACACGCGGTGATGAAACCACTAAACCGATTAATTATGATGGGCGGTCAACGGAGCCGGCTGTTTCTACAGAAGGTGCTTTTCATAAAGGAAGGAATTTCCATTGATAATGTTAATATTGTAAACGAATGAGTGAACTGAACCCTGCGATGCAACTGGCCACGGAATACCTGGAATCTACTAATACGGTGGTTTTTCTAACGGGTAAAGCGGGCACCGGTAAAACCACTTTCCTACAAAACCTCAAGCAGACTTCAAAAAAGAAGCTGGCGGTAGCAGCGCCTACGGGTGTAGCAGCCATCAATGCAGGCGGAATGACCCTGCATTCGCTGTTCCAATTGCCATTCGGTCCGCTTTTACCCGGCGGAGATGAACGACCGGAAATGCATTATAATCCGGAAAAGAAAGAACTGCTGGG
This window contains:
- a CDS encoding error-prone DNA polymerase, whose protein sequence is MTNYAELQITSNFSFLRGGSHPHELVEHAEALGYSAIAITDRNSLAGIVRAHMAAKQLKIRFIPACRLDLVDGTSLLAYPTDIEAYGRLSALLTRGNLRTEKGKCELYKADVYEHQEGILFIAIPPDKLDSRFELDAGFLNDLYEYQQYFGRSLYLAAFFNYQGQDAKRLFRLAETKVPLVATGDVHYHHAARRELQDILTCIREKCTIHTAGFKLYPNAERFLKPLDEVGRLFKGYPQALENAAYIADTCTFSLDELKYLTPREQLIGGLTFHQRLTKLSWEGAKARFGDPIPEKHQKQIKLELAFIEKRKLGWYFLRVYRYTQQAEDLGILHQGRGSAANSIVCYCLGITAVNPDKSRLLFSRFMSDARDEWPDIDVDFEHERREEIIQFIYDDYGRDRAAIVATVTQERHKGAIRDVGKAMGLSEDTIKRIGATIWDFHEEGFDEKRLRDQGLNPKDPMILKVLQLTCELMGFPRQLGQHTGGFVITEGQLTNLCPVMNARMENRTQVEWNKDDLEDLQILKVDVLGLGMLTMIRKAFDLMLRHHDRKLTLATVPQDDPLVYDMICRADTIGVFQIESRAQMSMLPRLKPREFYDLVIEVAIVRPGPIQGDMVHPYLRRRNEEELPEYPQPELEEILKRTLGVPLFQEQAMEIAIVAAGFTPAEADQLRRSMASFKANGQLHMYEKKMVEGMVARGYEEDFARRIFKQLQGFEGYGFPESHAASFALLVYISSWLKYHYPDVFCAALLNSQPMGFYQPAQIVRDAQEHDVKVLPVDVNYSEWDNTLEPNGEKLHAVRLGFRQVKGLKEDDMAVLVAMREGGYRHIDQLRAAGITEAALEKLADADAFRSLGADRRMALWEVSALADRPIGLFDGQLSESVLETAMDLPEMTRGEHVVQDYISTGLSLKDHPVGLLRSKLTQLRNIRTIDLLNKKDGDKVCIAGLITVRQRPGTAKGVLFMTLEDETGAANLVVWQKFFDKYRKEIMQSRLLMVAGKLQVANGVTHLVVHRCFNLTALLRGLTETDLSQPTRGDETTKPINYDGRSTEPAVSTEGAFHKGRNFH